The Plasmodium yoelii strain 17X genome assembly, chromosome: 4 genome has a window encoding:
- a CDS encoding YTH domain-containing protein, putative, which produces MQSANYSSMPQIQSARSIYKNPKTKFFLIKSSSDKNISISLNFNIWATTPKNENKFLTAFTENDYVILVFSVNESSKFCGYAIMRSKPGESKNSNVYFYYDDKIFRGKNFDIQWIRIVDVFFHEVTHLKNSLNDNKLIKVGRDGQEIEQMAGIKLCDIFEAKYERMPTFLNYNKIPQAPKIIDTSSNIIIDNPHVDDQKDKIKLYPINNNLNMNYNTFRKLYEESKYNLTNIYNPALHIFPIDLTNMSYDDYIDLYEKSLPVWKQKMQELQLNYNYIKQ; this is translated from the exons ATGCAAAGCGCCAATTATTCGTCTATGCCTCAAATTCAATCCGCTAGGAGTATAT ACAAAAATCCCAAAACaaaattttttcttataaaaaGCTCTTCAGACAAAAATATTTCGATTTCtctaaattttaatatatgggCAACAACACCAAAAAACGAAAATAAATTTCTCACTGCCTTTAca gAAAATGATTATGTAATTTTAGTATTTTCTGTCAATGAGAGTTCTAAATTTTGTGGTTATGCTATTATGAGATCAAA acCTGGCGAATCGAAAAATAgtaatgtatatttttattatgatgataaaatatttcgGGGCAAGAATTTTGATATTCAGTGGATTCGAAT AGTAgatgttttttttcatgaAGTAACACACTTAAAGAATAGCCTTAATGACAATAAGTTAATTAAAGTAGGCAGAGATGGTCAg gAAATTGAACAAATGGCTGGAATAAAACTATGCGATATTTTTGAAGCCAAATATGAACGAATGCCCACATTTCt aaattataataaaattcctCAAGCGCCCAAAATAATTGATACAAGTTCCAACATAATAATAGACAATCCACATGTTGATGAtcaaaaagataaaataaaattatatccaataaacaataatttaaatatgaattataataCTTTTcgtaaattatatgaagaatcaaaatataatttaactaatatttataatccagcattacatatatttccTATTGATTTAACAAATATGAGTTATGACGATTATATAGATTTGTATGAAAAATCTTTACCCGTTTGGAAACAAAAAATGCAAGAACTccaattaaattataattatattaaacagtaa
- a CDS encoding 50S ribosomal protein L9, apicoplast, putative, whose translation MHCHFLLITFLYLLYLRELTEGYVTYNIVKSNSTLYAVKKKKKKSSKYIDITVSSDNEIGTKGEIKKVKLSHAFNYIIPQKLGYRSTINELVDKEKNENTLRYIDEITKSFIWDYKKKLNDLIVPFEFEKNQNILVTQDNLLDYLLRRGIIRENDDMYQKIKSKKIKFSNFGVYPLKYTFLDNISINITVQIIESK comes from the exons atgcattgtcattttttacttattacatttttatacttATTATATCTGAGAGAACTAACAGAAGGATATGTTACATATAACATTGTGAAATCAAACTCTACATTATATgcagtgaaaaaaaaaaaaaaaaaatcgtcCAAGTACATTGATATTACCGTAAGCAGTGATAATGAAATAGGAACAAAAG gcgaaataaaaaaagtaaaattatCCCATgcttttaattatattataccCCAAAAACTAGGCTATAGAAGTACCATTAATGAATTAGTGgacaaagaaaaaaatgaaaacacGCTTAGATATATAGATGAAATAACCAAGAGTTTTATATGGGACtataaaaagaaattaaATGACTTAATTGTTCCTTTTGAGTTTGAGAAAAACCAAAATATTCTTGTTACCCAGGATAATTTATTAGATTAT CTTCTTCGCAGAGGAATTATTAgagaaaatgatgatatgtaccaaaaaataaaaagcaaaaaaataaagttttcAAATTTTGGCGTCTATCCCttaaaatatacatttttggATAATATTAGCATAAATATTACTGTACAAATAATTGAAAGCAAATaa
- a CDS encoding calcium-dependent protein kinase 3 — MNQLCVERSPNISTATAYIKGKPKKSIERIKKKKDSNKSIKSQHKFEGSKISNKNNELKDVKSKDPKNYESYLNKNTKHKDILLKSKRSDNFKFSRRGFILSFTGNLEDFYNLSEEPLGKGTYGCVYKATDKLLKIQRAVKVVSKKKLKNIPRFRQEIDIMKNLDHPNVIKLLETFEDEEQIYLIMDLCTGGELFDKIIKKGSFVEMYASFIMKQIFSVLNYLHIRNICHRDIKPENFLFYDKSTESLIKIIDFGLAAYFNDIDYEMKTKAGTPYYVAPQVLTGCYDYKCDLWSAGVLFYIILCGYPPFYGESDHEILSMVKKGKYNFKGKEWNNISDEAKDLIKRCLTIDSGKRINASEALKHPWFKKKKGSFNLDVKMDIHVLENFKNYALLLKLQKLAMTIIAQQSNDYDLQQLKAVFLYLDEDGKGNITKNQLKKGLENSGLKLPQNFDVLLDQIDSDGSGRIDYTEFLAAALDRKHLSKKLIYCAFRVFDVDNDGEITTAELAHILYNGNKKGSITQKDVNQVKKMIQEVDKNNDGKIDFYEFCEMMKLKY; from the exons ATGAATCAGTTGTGTGTAGAACGAAGCCCAAACATATCTACTGCTACTGCTTATATAAAGGGCAAACCAAAGAAATCTATAGAAAGAAtcaaaaagaaaaaggaTTCCAACAAATCGATCAAAAGTCAACATAAATTTGAAGGAAGTAAAATATCAAATAAGAATAACGAACTAAAGGATGTAAAATCAAAAGACCCCAAAAATTACGAAAGCTatcttaataaaaatacaaaacaTAAAGACATCCTTTTAAAATCGAAAAGAAGCGACAATTTTAAGTTTTCTAGAAGAGGATTTATTTTAAGTTTTACTGGAAATTTAGaagatttttataatttatcagAAGAACCACTAGGAAAAGGAACATATGGCTGTGTATATAAAGCAACGGATAAACTGTTAAAAATCCAAAGAGCTGTTAAAGTtgtatcaaaaaaaaaattaaaaaatataccaaGATTTAGACAAGAAATtgatataatgaaaaatttagATCATCCTAATGTCATAAAATTACTAGAAACATTTGAAGATGAAgaacaaatttatttaataatggaTTTATGTACAGGAGGAGaattatttgataaaataataaaaaaaggttCTTTTGTAGAAATGTATGCCTCTTTTATAATGAAACAAATATTTTCTGTACTAAACTATTTACATATTAGAAACATATGTCATAGAGATATAAAGCctgaaaattttttattttatgacaaATCCACAGAATCGTTAATTAAAATCATCGACTTTGGTTTAGCTGCTTATTTTAATGACATCGATTACGAGATGAAAACAAAAGCTGGAACTCCTTACTATGTTGCTCCTCAAGTTTTAACGGGATGTTATGATTACAAATGTGATTTATGGTCAGCAGGTgtattgttttatattattctttGTGGTTACCCCCCTTTTTATGGAGAAAGTGACCACGAGATATTGAGCATG GTGAAAAAGGGGAAATACAATTTTAAAGGAAAAGAGTGGAATAATATCTCAGACGAGGCTAAGGATTTAATTAAGCGATGTCTCACTATTGACTCAGGAAAAAGAATAAATGCAAGTGAAGCTTTAAAACATCCAtggtttaaaaaaaagaagggATCGTTTAATTTAGATGTCAAAATGGATATACATGTGTTGGAAAATTTTAAGAATTATGCTCTATTATTAAAACTTCAAAAATTAGCTATGACAATAATAGCACAACAGAGTAATGATTATGATTTGCAACAACTAAAGGcagtatttttatatttagaTGAAGATGGAAAAggaaatataacaaaaaatcaattaaaaaaaggttTGGAAAATAGTGGATTGAAACTTCCTCAAAATTTTGATGTATTACTTGATCAAATAGATAGTGATGGCAGTGGTCGAATAGATTATACTGAATTTTTAGCGGCAGCATTAGACAGAAAGCATTTATCAAAG aaacTGATATATTGCGCCTTTAGGGTATTTGATGTAGACAATGATGGGGAAATTACTACAGCAGAATTAGCACAT ATACTTTATAATGGTAACAAGAAAGGAAGCATAACTCAAAAAGATGTTAATcaagttaaaaaaatgattcaAGAAGTTGACAAGAACAATGATGGAAAG ATCGACTTTTATGAGTTTTGTGAAATGATGAAACTAAAGTATTAA